The window GTGGGGAGGCAGAGCTTCCCTTAGAACCTGAGAATATAAATTTCCTCCACTGGATTTATAGGCGGGGGAATAGCGCCGGAATTAAAAAAATCAATGATCCGAAGCTTAACACCCAGCCTGATAAAGAATAATTTGGTTATTGGTGTTTAATGTTTTCATGGGTTTCTCCTTTATTTTTTTGCAAACAATAATGAATAATAATTACATAACAGCAATGCCGTCAAGGGTTAAAACCCCTGACAGCTTAGCATTTAACCTTTAAATCCTGCCTACCTCTTGAACGGCAAACTGGGCAAGCTCGGCGCAGTCGGCGCCTGGATGCTGGGGGTCTTGCCCTGGCGTAAATCTTCAATTGCCTGCTGGGCCTGCTCCTTGGCTTCGTCCTTTGCCTGATTTATGGCCTCGTTCGCTGCGGATTTGAGCTTGTTCTCCAGCTCGTCCTTCTTGTTGTTAAGGTTATTCCTAATCCCGTCCATGGCGGACTTGTCGCCCTTGACTGCTGCAAATACCATATCAAGCTCTTCTTTGCTGACAAAACGCCCGTCGATATATTGATCGATTTTTGCCCGAAGGGCCTTTTCGAGTTCTTCTTCGGCTTTCTTAATGTACTGCTGGGCAGCTTTTTTGAGGGCTTCCATTACTATGTTTCCAATATTGGTATTTATCGAAAAGTGATCCGAAGCCGAAACATTATGCTCATACTTGATGCCCAAATCCAGAGCTTCCACTTCAGTCATGGCATCGCTTATGGCCTTGGCTATTGTATTGGAAGGGTCGATTATGCGGGAGTGCGCCAATGCTGCTCCGCCGGTTCCCGTAAAGCTTCCGCCTGCCATGCCGGTAAGGCTGAATCTGAAATCGGCGTTTCCGCTAAAACCTCCAACGCCTATCTTGCTTAATCCGCCGGCCCTCATGTTGACAGGGAAGCCTCCAGCATTGATATTGGCATTGAAACGTTCAGCGGCTTTGGAACGGAAATCCGCTGCGCCATTAAAAGAAGCTGTCCGGTTAAGGCCGTCCCCGGTTTCTTCCAAAGAAAGCGCCAAACTGGTAGGCGCATTGGAAAGATCCGGGTCTGAGCTTACACCCTTAAGATCGAAGCCCCAGTGCCAATTCCCGGGGGTAAACACATCAGTGGCCAATTCGCCCAGGAAGAACTGGGGATAGCTTGAAGTGGGAAAGGCAACATCCCGGCCTTTGAATTTTTCCTTTTTTGCCTTTACGGGTTTATCGGACTTGGGGATCATTGCCTGAATCTCCTTAACCTTTTCCAGAATTTCCAAAGCCCTATTCCCATAATCCAGATAAACCAGGGCGCTGTCGGTAAGCAGATTCATAATCACCGGCTCCACCACTTCCATAGCAGCCCCCGAAGAGAGATCCAGATAGGATTTGAGATGCGCAAGATCTGCGCCTATGGAAGCCTGGGCATTTCTTACCATCTGCTCGGCGCTCCTCACGTCGCCTTCAATTCCGGTAATGATACCCTGGGCTTCGTCAACAGTAGACTTAACCGTATCAGTAGTAGTATTCAACTCGGCTATAAAACCCTGAATCTGGGTCCGTATCCGATTCAATTCATTTATATCTTTTATATTGCCCAGGTTGATATTGGAAAACTGCTTGGCCTCCTCGAGTACCTCATTCCCGCGGGCTATGAGTTCCTTGCTCCTGGTCTGCACCAATTCAGCCTGACCCTTGTATTTATCGTAGGTAGTGGTGTAAAAAGCCGCTGCTGCGTCGTAGAGTTTGGGGGTCTGGAGTTTCTCGAATTCCTGGTTGAGAAGGGCCATGGCGTCGAAATTTGCCAAGTCTACAAGAGGCGGTATAGGCTTGTCCTCTTTGGGCGGTTTTTCCTTGGGGGGCTTCGCGGGCAAAGCCCCGGACACGGTGCGGGCAGTGCCAAAACGTAAGGCATCGGCCCGTATTTCTTCTATATATACCTTGCCCCTGAGGACAGCCTGGGGTTTAAGCCTTATGTCCATGCGGCTAAACTGGACAAGGTTCTTCATGGGGCTGTCGCGGTCCGCAATGGTGAGGCCGGTCATGGCTATCTCAAACTTTATAATACTGAGCTTGAAGTTATCAGCATCCACCTTCGCCTCGAAGATCATTTCGAGGCCGGTTTCCAGGGCTTTTTCAAGCAGGGGATCCATGAAAAAAAGCACAAATACTGCGATGCCTGCAGCAACAATGGCAGCGATGCCCAGGGGCAGGACATTCACAGAACTCTTGCGGTTTCGCTTTATAAAGTTTTTTAATTGGTTGAGGCGTTTAACCTCTTTCACATCAAGATCGGTGCGTATACGGAGGATTTCATAGGTTTCTTCCGGAGGGGAACCTCGTTCGGCGGAAAGTTCCGGCTTCTTGCCCTTGGCGGGCTTGACTTCGGTTTTCTTTTCGTAACAGGAACTGATAAAGGCTTTATCCGTAGGCACTTCTATAAACTTAAGGTACCTTTTTTCAAGCTGCTTTTGCGAAAGAGCTTTCTTATAAAAACCAGGGGCTTTTTTTATCTTTTTGGGCTTGGGCTCTTTAACAGATTTTGCTTTTTTTGCTTTGGCTGGTTTTGCCGGTTTTTCATCACTCATAATATCCCCCTTATTTCCCTATGCCTTTGACGCCTGCCACAGACGCTATCGCCTCGCCAAGGGCGGAAATCAAAGGCAGCTTCTTTAGCTTGGTGACAAGCTTGGCGTTCTGTATCCTGGGAACCAGCTTGGTCCGGTAAAGAGGAATCAGGAAAAAGATGAGGAAAAACACTGGCAGGAAAAGGACTATACCGCCCACAAGGCCCCCGGCTACCAGGGTATTGTTGAATCCCGTAAAGGGCACAAAGGGCATGTTGTACAGGGTGGTCAAAATAGGCTGGAGGGAATCAACATGAAGGAAGGCCCAGCCCACAGTGTCCAGGGCGGGGTTAATCAAATTTATCAAAAGCTTGATAATCGCCAGCACCAGGACTTTTGAGGCGTGGTGGTGCTTAAAAAAGAATGAAATAACAAAGAAGAAAATCCAGAATACATTCCCCGCAGGAATAAGGCCCAGGAGGACGCCCCAGGAAAACCCTGCTGCAATCTGGCTTTTCTTCAGATTGCCGTTCAGGGCGACTATCAATTTAGCTATAGGTTTAAGCATATCTAACTATGGGCCATACGGAGGAAAAAAACAAGCAATTGTATATAAAAAAATACTACTTCTTTGCCGGGGTTTTCGGCGCGGCAGCCGCAACCTTGGCGTCTACGGTATTGAGTATGACAGTGAGCCTGTCCTTTTCAATAAGATCGATAAGGCGGGCCTCGGTATAGCGTTTGGCTTCTTCAGTAAAATTGCCCACAGTAATGCAGATGCCCTTGCCGGCCTTCACTTCTTTAAGGTGGGAATGGAAGTCCCGCACAATGAGCTCGCCAATCGAACCTGGAGTACGTATAAAGCGGAACATGATAAGATCTTCCCATTTGGCGGTATCGACTTCGGCGAGTACGTCGGCCCACTCGTTCTTGTTGACCGAGATATTGGTGACCTTCACCTTGGCTTTCTGATAATAGCTCATGACGATTTTCCGGCAGAGGGCCACAAAATCCCCGGAAGGGGCCATGAGGAAAATTTGGAGATTTTTGTTGGCGTTGAGTTCCTGATAACGGCCTATAAGGGGGGACACATCCTTGTAGTTGGGGTTCTCAAGCTGGATGTCTTTGAGATACCCCAAGGCTTTGCCGATTTCATTCTGCTTGATTAAGGTCGTGGCAGCCTGGTAACGCAGTTCGATGCGCACATCGGCCTTGATGTTCTCATGGCGAAGGCCAAGCTCAAAATCCTGGATAGCTTTGTCGTATTGGCGGGCCTGGGCGTTGATGGTGCCCGAAATAAGGCAGGCGCTGGCCCCCATGACGGGATCGCCCCGGAGATGGCTAAAAATTCGCTGGGCCTGCTCGGTCTGGTTGGCCTCGTAGTAGCATTCCGCAAGGGTGTAGAGGGATTCCTTGTCATCCGGGGCAAGGTCTATGGCCTTGCGTATAAAAGTCATGGCCTCCTTGTTCTTCTTCAAGCGGAAAAAAGAATGGCCAAGGGTTCTTAACGTGGGGGCGTGCTCAGGATCCTGAAGCCTTGCCTGGTTCAATACCTGTATAGCCTTCTCGTAGTTCTTCTTCTGGAATTCCAGAACACCCAGATTGTAGTTCACATCAAAATTATTCTGATTAAGGCCCCTGGCAGCGGAAAAACCCTTATACGCATCGTCGGTCATGCCAAGCTTGAGGGCAGAAAGGCCGAAACGATAGTTGTTTTCAAATTCTTTTTCGCCCTGGGCTGAGCCAAGCTCGGTCAGGGTGCCATAGGTCTTGTAAGCCTGGTTCCAATCCTCTTCCTTGAAATAGAGAGCCCCCAGCTCGCTGAGGGCTTCTGGATCATGGGGATTTTGTGATAGCCTTTTAGTGGTGTTTTTGATAATTGCGTCACGGCCCTTAGAGCCTTTTCCGTTGCCGCCCCCGCTTTTGGAGCGGCCCATGATTATCATCACCAGAAAAATGCCGATGACGAGGACCACTACTGCTGCCAGTATGGGAATCAAGGAATCCATACTATTATTATCGGAGTAAATAGTGATATTCTTCAATAGTCTTCAATTTTAGGTTCAGATTTAGGCCGTTTTGACCGAAATTTGAAGAAGGAAACTCCATTGAGTTCAAAGGAGCATGAGGTGCCTTCTACTATTGGTATAAAAATCGCTAATGGGGAGTTCTACTCCATTGTGGAGGAGAATTCTGCGGTAAAAAAGCGGCTGGTTCTCACTACCGTCCATGACAAACAGCGCAGCGTTCAGATCGATCTCTATAAAAGCTTCACCAAGACCATGGCCGACGCTCTCTATATAGGCAGCCTCGTGGTAGAGAATATCAAGCCAAAGTCTAAGGGCGAGCCTTCTATCGAAATGGTGATTACCTCCAACAAAGAGGGGAACATCACTGCCGATGCCATAGATCTCGATTCCAGCGCCAATGGCGAGCACCAGTTCCTCAATGTGTCTCTCAAGTCCATGGATGAAGACGACCGCGACATTGAGATCCCGGATTTTGAGCTTGAGCAGAACGAAGCGCCCCCCTCGGGGCTTTACGAAAAGGCCCAGGCTGCAAAAGAAGAGGAAGATCACAAGGGCTTCCCCTGGCTCATTGTCATTTTGATCGGCCTGCTTCTGGTGGCAGTCCTTCTCTTCTTCTTGAGAGGGTACTTGCCGGGGGTTTCCAAAGCAGAATCCTCGAGTTCTTCAAGGACAACAACTCAGCAGCCTGCGGCTCCGGCACAACCGGCAGTTCCTGCCCAGCCCGCACAGACTGCGCCTCAGGAAGCCCAGCCGCCAGCCCAACCCGCACAGCCGGCCCAGCCTGCGACCCCGGCACAGCCTG is drawn from Leadbettera azotonutricia ZAS-9 and contains these coding sequences:
- a CDS encoding LysM peptidoglycan-binding domain-containing protein, whose product is MPSTIGIKIANGEFYSIVEENSAVKKRLVLTTVHDKQRSVQIDLYKSFTKTMADALYIGSLVVENIKPKSKGEPSIEMVITSNKEGNITADAIDLDSSANGEHQFLNVSLKSMDEDDRDIEIPDFELEQNEAPPSGLYEKAQAAKEEEDHKGFPWLIVILIGLLLVAVLLFFLRGYLPGVSKAESSSSSRTTTQQPAAPAQPAVPAQPAQTAPQEAQPPAQPAQPAQPATPAQPAAEAPKPVAPPPVIEAPAKAPAPAAAKSRTRPVPPVASYKVPTTIPKNGAPYKIRWGDTLWDIAEAFYRNPWQYPRIARFNNIRNPDLIISGTTIRIPPRN
- a CDS encoding TIGR03546 family protein, with translation MLKPIAKLIVALNGNLKKSQIAAGFSWGVLLGLIPAGNVFWIFFFVISFFFKHHHASKVLVLAIIKLLINLINPALDTVGWAFLHVDSLQPILTTLYNMPFVPFTGFNNTLVAGGLVGGIVLFLPVFFLIFFLIPLYRTKLVPRIQNAKLVTKLKKLPLISALGEAIASVAGVKGIGK
- a CDS encoding tetratricopeptide repeat protein → MDSLIPILAAVVVLVIGIFLVMIIMGRSKSGGGNGKGSKGRDAIIKNTTKRLSQNPHDPEALSELGALYFKEEDWNQAYKTYGTLTELGSAQGEKEFENNYRFGLSALKLGMTDDAYKGFSAARGLNQNNFDVNYNLGVLEFQKKNYEKAIQVLNQARLQDPEHAPTLRTLGHSFFRLKKNKEAMTFIRKAIDLAPDDKESLYTLAECYYEANQTEQAQRIFSHLRGDPVMGASACLISGTINAQARQYDKAIQDFELGLRHENIKADVRIELRYQAATTLIKQNEIGKALGYLKDIQLENPNYKDVSPLIGRYQELNANKNLQIFLMAPSGDFVALCRKIVMSYYQKAKVKVTNISVNKNEWADVLAEVDTAKWEDLIMFRFIRTPGSIGELIVRDFHSHLKEVKAGKGICITVGNFTEEAKRYTEARLIDLIEKDRLTVILNTVDAKVAAAAPKTPAKK